Proteins from a genomic interval of Diaphorobacter sp. HDW4A:
- a CDS encoding acyltransferase — MSSSMHGANDRSSANESAATTHWAQIGESTFVAGMWLLFHVHRVLGRWPFLLCLYPVVTYYWLSKPIARRSSLEYLQRMQQAHGLWKSTPGWRQSLQHFRMFAQVILDKMLAISGSYPASRVDFMGHEAILALIAREQGGVFVTAHMGCIELCQVLAEQRKGLRLNVLVHTKHAEQFNRVLRRLAPESKVCFLQVTEFNAATAMMLSERVAQGEFIAIAGDRVPVQKSKTTSAQFLGHEAAFPSGPYVIAALLKCPLFLMTCTHTANGNGDGYALRIAELAAQVELPRGRREQAMAQYAGIYASAVEERLAKAPFDWFNFFPFWAQAERADDKAADAPAQR, encoded by the coding sequence ATGAGTTCATCGATGCACGGCGCGAACGATCGTTCATCCGCCAACGAATCTGCTGCCACCACGCACTGGGCGCAGATCGGCGAGAGCACGTTCGTGGCGGGCATGTGGCTGCTGTTTCATGTGCACCGGGTGCTGGGGCGCTGGCCGTTTCTGCTGTGCCTTTATCCGGTGGTCACCTATTACTGGCTCAGCAAGCCGATTGCGCGGCGCTCGTCGCTCGAGTATTTGCAGCGCATGCAGCAGGCGCATGGCTTGTGGAAATCTACGCCGGGCTGGCGGCAGAGCCTGCAGCACTTCCGCATGTTCGCGCAGGTCATCCTCGACAAGATGCTGGCGATTTCGGGCAGCTATCCTGCGTCGCGTGTGGACTTCATGGGCCATGAGGCGATTCTCGCGCTTATCGCGCGCGAGCAGGGAGGCGTGTTCGTCACCGCGCACATGGGCTGCATTGAGCTATGCCAGGTGCTGGCCGAGCAGCGCAAGGGACTGCGCCTGAACGTGCTGGTTCACACCAAGCATGCCGAGCAGTTCAACCGCGTGCTGCGCCGCTTGGCGCCCGAGAGCAAGGTGTGCTTTCTGCAGGTGACCGAGTTCAATGCGGCGACTGCGATGATGCTGTCCGAGCGCGTGGCACAGGGCGAGTTCATTGCGATTGCGGGTGACCGCGTGCCGGTGCAAAAGAGCAAGACCACATCGGCTCAGTTTCTGGGCCACGAGGCGGCGTTTCCGAGCGGCCCCTATGTGATCGCCGCGCTGCTCAAGTGCCCGCTGTTTCTCATGACCTGCACGCACACGGCTAATGGAAATGGCGATGGCTACGCGCTGCGCATCGCCGAGCTGGCCGCGCAGGTCGAGCTGCCGCGCGGACGGCGCGAGCAGGCGATGGCTCAATACGCGGGCATATACGCCAGCGCGGTCGAGGAACGCCTTGCGAAGGCACCGTTCGACTGGTTCAATTTTTTCCCTTTCTGGGCGCAGGCGGAGCGGGCCGACGACAAGGCTGCTGACGCTCCCGCACAACGATAG
- a CDS encoding glycosyltransferase family 2 protein yields MAHSIVTIIPVYNHPDTMDAMLRGVLAAGLDCIMVDDGSDANCARVLDELAVKYAPRVELLRLAVNEGKGGAMIAGMRHAQQRGFTHVVQIDADGQHATGDIAAFAESSRQHPDAMICGAPIYDESVPKARLYGRYATHIWVWINTLSLDIRDSMCGFRVYPLADALRAVDSACIGKRMEFDPEILVRMHWHGVPFVNQLTRVTYPQDGLSHFRVLRDNVLISKMHARLFAGMLLRSPVLLARKLTGRRRSGALT; encoded by the coding sequence ATGGCGCATTCCATCGTCACCATCATTCCCGTCTACAACCACCCGGACACCATGGACGCCATGCTGCGCGGCGTGCTGGCGGCGGGCCTCGACTGCATCATGGTCGATGACGGCTCCGACGCGAACTGCGCGCGCGTGCTCGACGAACTGGCTGTGAAATACGCACCGCGCGTCGAACTGCTGCGCCTGGCCGTCAATGAGGGCAAGGGCGGCGCGATGATCGCGGGCATGCGCCATGCTCAGCAACGCGGCTTTACGCACGTGGTGCAGATCGACGCCGACGGACAGCATGCGACCGGTGACATTGCGGCCTTCGCCGAGTCCTCGCGCCAGCATCCCGATGCCATGATTTGCGGCGCACCGATCTACGACGAGAGCGTGCCCAAGGCGCGGCTCTATGGCCGTTATGCAACCCACATCTGGGTGTGGATCAACACGCTGTCGCTCGACATCCGCGACTCAATGTGCGGCTTTCGCGTCTACCCGCTCGCGGACGCGCTGCGCGCCGTGGACAGCGCCTGCATCGGCAAGCGCATGGAGTTCGATCCGGAGATCCTCGTGCGCATGCACTGGCATGGCGTGCCGTTCGTGAACCAGCTCACGCGCGTGACCTATCCGCAGGACGGGCTCTCGCATTTCCGCGTGCTGCGCGACAACGTGCTGATCTCCAAAATGCACGCGCGCCTGTTCGCGGGCATGCTGCTGCGCAGCCCCGTGCTGCTGGCGCGAAAGCTCACCGGACGGCGGCGCAGCGGGGCGCTCACATGA
- a CDS encoding AMP-binding protein: protein MKQSVALADVALVATGADRHPVATVDGGVITHADWLRMVRGWQAAFARVAGDEVGFYFEDTLAFSAALWGAWHAGKTPVLLSDVQPSTLAQLLPTVSATAGLLPGALEALEPREESALQPFDMQTARLVLFTSGSTGRPERIVKKVVQLDAEVHNLQAAFGGALDVDALQVLATVSHQHIYGLLFRVLWPLSAGRGIGTRFARYPEDVLQQLAEAGSSVLISSPAMLSRLPEHLPWGDARTRLKAVFSSGGPLAVQGAELALATLGCSPTEVFGSSETGGIAWRRRAEHGDVWQTLPGIEVRLNDGGLLAVRSGHLDDPASWWETADRAEPLNGGASFVLLGRADRIVKIAEKRVSLTAMEQRLQAHEHVKLARAVLIERANLPTRVGMVLELSEAGWQALFARGRQAMGHALRDWLADVVERVALPRNWRYVVRMPMNEQSKITQQSLLALFDPLMPPPQWVSRSELEAHVQLKVVPELRVLDGHFPQAKLIPGVAQLHWAVTLARQAFDIPGVYARAEVVKFQQPILPGDTVEVQLKRIPEKDAIQFAFTSRRGAHASGRLLKGA from the coding sequence TTGAAGCAGAGCGTGGCACTGGCTGACGTGGCGTTGGTTGCGACAGGTGCGGACAGGCATCCGGTCGCGACCGTGGATGGCGGCGTCATCACGCATGCGGACTGGCTGCGCATGGTGCGCGGCTGGCAGGCAGCGTTTGCGCGCGTGGCGGGCGACGAGGTGGGCTTTTATTTTGAGGACACGTTGGCGTTTTCCGCAGCGCTCTGGGGCGCGTGGCATGCGGGCAAGACGCCGGTGTTGCTCAGCGACGTACAGCCCTCGACGCTGGCGCAACTCCTGCCCACGGTGAGCGCCACGGCGGGGCTGTTGCCGGGTGCGCTCGAAGCTTTGGAGCCGCGTGAAGAAAGCGCGTTGCAGCCCTTCGACATGCAGACGGCGCGTCTCGTTCTGTTCACCTCCGGGTCGACCGGCAGGCCTGAGCGTATCGTCAAGAAGGTCGTGCAGCTCGATGCCGAGGTGCACAACCTGCAGGCGGCATTCGGCGGCGCGCTGGATGTGGATGCGCTGCAGGTGCTTGCCACCGTGTCGCATCAGCATATCTATGGACTGTTGTTTCGAGTGCTCTGGCCGCTGTCGGCGGGGCGCGGGATCGGAACGCGCTTTGCGCGCTATCCCGAAGATGTGTTGCAGCAGCTTGCAGAGGCCGGGAGCAGCGTGCTGATCTCTAGCCCGGCCATGCTGAGCCGACTGCCAGAGCATCTGCCCTGGGGCGATGCGCGCACGCGGCTCAAGGCGGTTTTCTCGTCGGGCGGACCACTCGCGGTACAGGGCGCTGAACTCGCGCTCGCCACGCTTGGGTGCTCACCGACCGAGGTCTTCGGCAGTTCTGAGACCGGCGGTATCGCATGGCGCAGGCGGGCGGAGCATGGCGATGTCTGGCAGACACTGCCGGGCATTGAAGTGCGTTTGAACGACGGCGGGCTGCTCGCGGTGCGCTCCGGTCATCTCGACGATCCTGCAAGCTGGTGGGAAACGGCGGACCGCGCCGAGCCGCTGAACGGCGGGGCGAGCTTTGTGTTGCTAGGCCGCGCCGACCGCATCGTGAAAATCGCGGAAAAGCGAGTCTCACTCACCGCGATGGAGCAGCGCCTGCAGGCCCACGAACATGTGAAGCTCGCACGCGCCGTGCTCATCGAGCGTGCGAACCTGCCTACCCGCGTGGGCATGGTGCTGGAGTTGAGCGAGGCCGGTTGGCAGGCGCTGTTTGCGCGCGGCCGCCAGGCCATGGGCCATGCTCTGCGTGACTGGCTGGCCGATGTCGTCGAGCGCGTGGCGCTGCCGCGCAACTGGCGCTACGTGGTGCGCATGCCGATGAACGAACAGAGCAAGATCACGCAGCAAAGCCTGCTGGCCCTGTTCGATCCGTTGATGCCGCCGCCGCAATGGGTGAGCCGCAGCGAGCTGGAGGCCCATGTGCAACTGAAGGTGGTGCCCGAGCTGCGTGTGCTCGACGGGCACTTCCCGCAGGCCAAGCTGATTCCGGGTGTCGCGCAGCTGCACTGGGCGGTGACGCTCGCGCGGCAGGCGTTCGACATTCCGGGGGTCTATGCGCGTGCCGAGGTTGTGAAGTTCCAGCAACCGATTCTGCCGGGCGACACCGTCGAGGTGCAGCTCAAGCGGATTCCCGAAAAGGATGCGATCCAGTTTGCATTCACCTCCCGCCGCGGCGCACATGCCAGCGGTCGTCTGCTCAAAGGTGCATGA
- a CDS encoding acyl carrier protein, which produces MNKQEIFEHIVRILDENFSIEAARVTPEAKLYDDLDIDSIDAVDLIVQLKPLVGKRLNAEAFKTVRTVQDVVDALHKLVNEDQQAA; this is translated from the coding sequence ATGAACAAGCAGGAAATCTTTGAGCACATCGTCCGCATCCTGGACGAGAACTTCAGCATCGAAGCCGCTCGCGTCACGCCCGAGGCGAAGCTCTACGACGATCTGGACATCGACAGCATTGATGCGGTGGATCTGATCGTGCAACTCAAGCCGCTGGTCGGTAAGCGCCTGAACGCGGAAGCGTTCAAGACCGTGCGCACCGTGCAGGACGTGGTCGATGCGCTGCACAAGCTGGTGAACGAAGACCAGCAAGCCGCCTGA
- a CDS encoding phosphopantetheine-binding protein, whose amino-acid sequence MLQLEQEIKELIISSLALEDIAPQDIDSTQPLFVNGLGLDSIDALELGLALQKKYGVSMSADSEQTRQHFSSVNALVAFVAGHRAQ is encoded by the coding sequence GTGCTTCAGCTTGAACAGGAAATCAAGGAGCTCATCATCTCGTCGCTCGCGCTCGAGGATATCGCTCCGCAGGACATCGACTCTACCCAGCCACTGTTTGTGAACGGTCTGGGGCTGGACTCCATCGACGCGCTTGAGCTGGGCCTCGCGCTGCAGAAGAAATACGGCGTGAGCATGTCCGCCGATTCCGAGCAGACGCGCCAGCACTTCAGCAGCGTCAACGCGCTGGTGGCCTTCGTCGCCGGCCATCGGGCGCAGTGA
- a CDS encoding 1-acyl-sn-glycerol-3-phosphate acyltransferase, whose product MLERLNRCWRVVATGFCFAMFGLGGLFIRLVVYPLLLLFTRDAERRKRAAQAVIHHSFRFFVGLMNFVGVISYEVRHLERLDRKGLLILANHPSLIDVVFLVSFIPSADCIVKESLLRNPFTRGPIHAAGFICNSGGAQLVEDCNRSLAEGNNLIIFPEGTRTPLVGDVKLQRGAAHVAVKGRVNITPVHIHTSLPMLPKGRPWWKVPARKPHFIFEVREDIDIEEFCVAAGNESLAARQVTDYLSDHLFRGPSRASA is encoded by the coding sequence ATGCTTGAGCGTCTGAACCGCTGTTGGCGTGTTGTCGCCACCGGCTTTTGCTTTGCCATGTTCGGCCTCGGTGGGCTGTTCATTCGGCTGGTCGTTTATCCGCTTCTGTTGTTGTTCACCCGCGATGCCGAACGCCGCAAGCGTGCGGCGCAGGCGGTGATCCACCACAGCTTCCGCTTCTTCGTGGGTCTGATGAATTTCGTTGGCGTGATCTCCTACGAGGTGCGCCATCTCGAGCGTCTTGATCGCAAGGGTCTGCTGATTCTGGCCAACCATCCGTCGCTGATCGACGTGGTGTTTCTGGTCTCGTTCATTCCGAGCGCCGACTGCATCGTCAAGGAGTCGCTGCTCAGAAACCCGTTCACGCGCGGGCCGATCCACGCGGCGGGTTTCATCTGCAACAGCGGCGGCGCGCAGTTGGTGGAAGACTGCAACCGCTCGCTTGCCGAGGGCAACAACCTCATCATCTTTCCCGAGGGCACGCGCACGCCGCTGGTGGGTGACGTGAAGCTACAGCGCGGCGCCGCGCATGTGGCGGTCAAGGGGCGGGTGAACATCACGCCGGTGCACATCCACACCAGTCTGCCGATGCTGCCCAAGGGCCGCCCATGGTGGAAGGTGCCCGCGCGCAAACCGCATTTCATTTTCGAGGTCCGCGAGGACATCGACATCGAAGAATTCTGCGTGGCCGCAGGCAATGAGTCGCTGGCCGCGCGACAAGTCACGGACTACCTGTCCGACCATCTTTTCAGAGGACCTTCACGTGCTTCAGCTTGA
- a CDS encoding beta-ketoacyl synthase chain length factor: MRVEFSIRASAAVACGLREHAEWQRWAASPSPSVSSGELVLDLSHVPAMARRRLGRLAKMAVLVADDVLQREQLTDLPVVWASRYGDAEKSLALLRSQVVGEPLSPTAFGLSVHNGVGAQHSILRGMAANAICVASSGCVPEAGVVEALGLLGDGASDVLLVCYDEPLPGEYASFTESPLAEFAWAALLTQKSDTLPGFALSAIADAPAGFDASDAPVLPHGLRVLQFLLAADQPSMSRERCEGGAWLWERLHA; encoded by the coding sequence GTGAGAGTCGAGTTTTCCATTCGGGCTAGCGCTGCTGTGGCCTGCGGATTGCGCGAGCACGCCGAGTGGCAGCGTTGGGCTGCGTCGCCGTCCCCTTCTGTATCTTCCGGGGAGTTGGTGCTGGATCTCTCCCATGTTCCAGCCATGGCGCGCCGTCGCCTGGGCCGTCTGGCCAAGATGGCTGTGCTGGTGGCCGATGACGTGCTGCAGCGGGAACAGCTGACGGATCTGCCTGTGGTTTGGGCATCCCGTTATGGCGATGCCGAAAAGTCGCTCGCGCTGCTGCGTTCTCAGGTGGTTGGCGAGCCGCTGTCTCCTACCGCTTTTGGTCTCTCGGTGCACAACGGTGTGGGCGCGCAGCATTCCATTTTGCGCGGCATGGCTGCCAATGCGATCTGCGTGGCGTCTTCAGGCTGCGTGCCCGAGGCGGGCGTAGTCGAAGCGCTGGGGCTGTTGGGCGATGGCGCTTCTGATGTGTTGTTGGTCTGCTATGACGAGCCTTTGCCCGGCGAATATGCGAGCTTCACAGAATCGCCACTTGCCGAGTTTGCGTGGGCAGCGCTACTGACGCAGAAGTCCGATACATTGCCTGGTTTTGCGTTGTCGGCCATCGCCGATGCGCCCGCAGGTTTCGATGCGTCAGATGCTCCGGTGCTGCCGCATGGCCTGCGCGTGCTGCAGTTTCTTCTGGCTGCCGATCAGCCGAGCATGTCGCGCGAGCGATGTGAGGGCGGCGCTTGGCTGTGGGAGCGGCTGCATGCTTGA
- a CDS encoding VOC family protein codes for MQSLFHLAYHVTDLEEARKFYRDVLGCAEGRSTDTWVDFNFFGHQISLHLGEPFAVTNTGRVGAHMVPMPHLGLVLLKPDWLKLAERLKAANTQFVLEPQVRFEGEPGEQWTMFFRDPCGNPIEVKGFVSWEQVYEH; via the coding sequence ATGCAAAGTCTTTTTCACTTGGCCTATCACGTCACCGACCTCGAAGAGGCTCGCAAGTTCTACCGCGATGTGCTGGGTTGCGCTGAGGGGCGCAGCACGGACACTTGGGTGGATTTCAACTTCTTCGGTCACCAGATCTCGCTGCATCTGGGGGAGCCGTTTGCGGTGACGAACACCGGGCGCGTCGGCGCTCACATGGTGCCGATGCCGCATCTGGGGTTGGTGCTGCTCAAGCCCGACTGGCTGAAGTTGGCCGAACGCCTGAAGGCGGCGAACACGCAGTTCGTGCTGGAGCCGCAGGTGCGATTCGAGGGTGAGCCGGGTGAGCAGTGGACAATGTTCTTCCGTGACCCATGCGGCAATCCAATAGAGGTCAAGGGTTTCGTGAGTTGGGAACAGGTGTACGAGCACTGA
- a CDS encoding ABC transporter substrate-binding protein produces the protein MTNPKNGKRHAPPHWCMTACTALLSAVGLQAHAQITPSTQPVRIGMIVDQSGVYSAITGKGSITAAQMAIDERGGKVLGRKIELLTFDHQSKADTAAAKAREWYDNGVDAIQDVGGSAAALAVLNIAKEKNRILVMSGPASDRITGDMCGPTVAHWAYNSYALANTVGKAAAERIGKNWFFIAADYSGGQDVVRATTQAIATVGGKVIGEAKHPLNGTDFSSAVVQAQSSKADVVGLANFGNDLVNSIKAAREFGIKPDSKQRLASLLMYINDVHSLGLKTAQGMLLSEAFYWDLNDETRAFSKKYFTKVNAMPNMSQTGAYSSVRHYLKAVEAAGTTESSAVMVKMRELPVQDVLTKNGKLREDGMMVHDMYLFQVKSPEESKAPWDYYKVISMVPADKAFVPLSESACPSARKQ, from the coding sequence ATGACGAATCCGAAGAATGGCAAACGCCATGCGCCTCCCCATTGGTGCATGACAGCATGTACCGCGCTGCTGTCCGCAGTCGGTCTACAGGCACACGCTCAAATCACGCCGTCCACGCAACCCGTGCGCATCGGCATGATCGTCGATCAGTCAGGCGTCTACTCCGCTATCACTGGCAAGGGCAGCATCACCGCCGCGCAGATGGCCATTGACGAGCGGGGCGGAAAGGTGCTCGGGCGCAAGATCGAACTGCTCACGTTCGATCATCAAAGCAAGGCTGACACGGCGGCGGCCAAGGCGCGCGAATGGTATGACAACGGCGTGGATGCGATTCAGGACGTGGGCGGTTCGGCCGCCGCGCTGGCGGTGCTCAATATCGCCAAGGAAAAGAACCGGATTCTCGTGATGAGCGGCCCGGCCAGCGACCGCATCACTGGAGACATGTGCGGCCCAACGGTGGCGCACTGGGCGTACAACTCCTACGCGCTCGCAAACACCGTGGGCAAGGCGGCGGCCGAGCGCATCGGCAAGAACTGGTTCTTCATCGCGGCAGATTATTCCGGCGGGCAGGATGTTGTGCGCGCCACCACGCAGGCGATAGCGACGGTGGGCGGCAAGGTCATCGGCGAGGCCAAGCATCCATTGAACGGCACCGATTTTTCCTCCGCCGTCGTGCAGGCGCAGAGCAGCAAGGCCGATGTCGTGGGGCTCGCCAACTTCGGCAACGATCTGGTCAATTCGATCAAAGCGGCGCGCGAATTCGGCATCAAGCCGGACAGCAAGCAGAGGCTCGCCTCGCTGCTCATGTACATCAACGACGTGCACTCGCTCGGCCTCAAAACCGCGCAAGGCATGTTGCTGTCCGAGGCGTTCTACTGGGACCTGAACGACGAGACGCGCGCGTTCTCGAAAAAGTATTTCACCAAGGTCAACGCCATGCCCAACATGAGCCAGACCGGCGCGTATTCCTCCGTTCGGCACTACCTCAAAGCCGTCGAGGCGGCGGGAACGACGGAATCCTCCGCCGTGATGGTGAAGATGCGCGAGCTTCCCGTGCAGGACGTACTGACCAAGAACGGCAAGCTGCGCGAGGACGGAATGATGGTGCACGACATGTATCTGTTCCAAGTGAAATCACCCGAGGAATCCAAGGCGCCGTGGGACTACTACAAGGTAATCAGCATGGTTCCGGCGGACAAGGCGTTCGTGCCCTTGAGCGAGTCGGCCTGCCCGTCGGCACGCAAGCAGTGA
- a CDS encoding tripartite tricarboxylate transporter substrate binding protein, producing MQVHKREEMGADRSVREDVNASRRHWMTKAGIVGAGAMCSSLLAHGVAWADKAYPSKPVKLVVPFAAGGATDVLGRLLAKVLEGPLAQPVIVDNKVGAAGAIGATSVAKGEADGYSILMGGVGTNIVLEHTMPDLAYRPQRDFAAVASICNVDYVLAVASDSPYQTLGDLLVDAKKRRGEVRYMSTGPLGPLHVAMEYLSKLSGVEMIHAPYKGEAPALPDLLERRIDVGMMTALFTRAQVQAGKLRVLATISERRMSSWPEIPTVAELGYPGFAAPIWNGFFVHHKTPQAIVDRLGQVTVKQVLSAEVRPQLEKQGVTVTGHGPAEYEAFLQHERQRWHKMIRESRVLNV from the coding sequence ATGCAAGTACACAAGCGAGAAGAGATGGGCGCAGATCGATCGGTGCGCGAGGACGTGAATGCATCACGGCGCCATTGGATGACAAAGGCAGGTATCGTTGGAGCGGGCGCGATGTGTTCCAGTCTGCTCGCCCACGGCGTGGCCTGGGCCGACAAGGCCTATCCATCGAAGCCGGTGAAACTGGTCGTGCCGTTTGCGGCTGGTGGTGCGACCGACGTACTCGGTCGGTTGTTGGCCAAGGTGCTTGAGGGACCGCTCGCTCAGCCGGTCATCGTCGACAACAAGGTGGGCGCGGCCGGGGCCATCGGTGCCACCAGCGTCGCCAAGGGCGAGGCGGATGGCTACAGCATTCTCATGGGTGGCGTGGGCACCAACATCGTGCTGGAGCACACCATGCCGGATCTCGCCTACAGGCCGCAGAGAGACTTTGCGGCGGTCGCGTCGATCTGCAATGTGGACTACGTGCTAGCGGTCGCCAGCGACAGTCCGTATCAGACGCTGGGTGATTTGCTTGTCGATGCGAAGAAGCGCCGTGGCGAGGTGCGCTACATGTCCACCGGGCCTCTCGGGCCGCTGCATGTGGCGATGGAATATCTCTCGAAGCTGAGTGGTGTCGAGATGATCCACGCGCCCTACAAGGGCGAGGCACCGGCACTGCCGGATCTTCTCGAGCGCCGTATCGATGTGGGGATGATGACTGCGCTGTTCACGCGCGCGCAGGTGCAGGCGGGCAAGTTGCGCGTGCTGGCGACGATCAGCGAGCGACGCATGAGCTCATGGCCTGAAATTCCGACGGTCGCCGAGCTGGGCTATCCCGGCTTCGCCGCGCCCATCTGGAACGGCTTCTTCGTGCATCACAAGACTCCGCAGGCCATCGTCGACCGGCTGGGGCAGGTCACCGTCAAACAGGTGTTGAGTGCCGAGGTGCGTCCGCAATTGGAGAAACAGGGCGTGACTGTGACCGGGCACGGTCCGGCTGAATACGAGGCGTTTCTGCAGCACGAGCGCCAGCGTTGGCACAAGATGATTCGGGAATCCAGAGTGCTGAACGTGTAG
- a CDS encoding SDR family oxidoreductase has protein sequence MNPKSNQRVLVTGASRGIGRATMRYLASSGYDVVGLARTRPSDATADERFVCCDLMDLESTRQVLDGLAREAPFYGLVNNAALAHTINIAQTSVADMNEAMTVNVNAALVCLQSLMPGMVAAGIGRVVNISSRAALGKPNRTAYSASKAAVIGMSRTWALELAGSNVTVNVIAPGPVATELFKQASPPESAQTKALLAAVPLQRVSEPQEIAHAIAFLLHPLSGYITGQTLHIDGGLTISATRL, from the coding sequence ATGAACCCGAAATCGAATCAACGCGTGCTGGTGACCGGTGCGAGTCGTGGCATTGGTCGCGCCACCATGCGCTATTTGGCGAGCAGCGGCTACGACGTGGTCGGTCTGGCGCGGACCCGACCAAGCGATGCGACTGCGGATGAGCGATTCGTGTGCTGCGATCTTATGGACCTCGAGAGCACGCGGCAAGTACTGGACGGGCTTGCGAGGGAAGCCCCGTTCTACGGACTCGTGAACAACGCGGCGCTTGCGCACACCATCAACATCGCACAGACCAGCGTGGCTGACATGAACGAGGCGATGACGGTGAACGTCAATGCGGCGCTGGTCTGCCTGCAGTCGCTGATGCCGGGGATGGTGGCAGCGGGCATTGGCCGGGTCGTCAACATCTCGTCGCGCGCGGCGCTCGGCAAGCCCAACCGCACGGCCTATAGCGCCAGCAAGGCGGCGGTGATCGGTATGAGTCGCACCTGGGCGCTGGAGCTGGCAGGCAGCAATGTCACCGTCAACGTCATCGCGCCGGGGCCGGTCGCGACTGAGCTGTTCAAGCAAGCCAGCCCGCCGGAATCCGCGCAGACCAAGGCGTTGCTGGCAGCGGTGCCGTTGCAGCGGGTGTCAGAGCCGCAAGAGATTGCCCACGCGATTGCTTTTCTGCTGCACCCGCTGTCGGGCTACATCACGGGGCAGACGCTGCACATCGATGGAGGTCTGACCATCAGTGCGACCCGACTGTAG
- a CDS encoding acyl-CoA dehydrogenase family protein produces MKPHWSLPDIPFFSERHADVVAALNRWIARNRPVLQDESEASLNAQCAYWLESLAAEGILDLAVPNALPVEAGEPGVDLRSICLVRECLAYYAPLADFVFSMQGIGSAALWQKGDPEVVTSYVRACASGEKVAAFAVTEPDGGSDVASTRTSARLDGHEYVINGAKSYISNGGIADFYLVLARTEEGKGAGALSALLVDADTPGLIIYRQIDVIAPHPLAEIHFEGCRVPANRLIGAPGDGFKVAMSVLDVFRSSVGAAALGIGQRALDETVARVTTRQLYGRAMSEMDTVRHKVADMATQLEAARLLVHKAAWMRDVRRVRISTEAAMAKMQGTEAGFQVVDAAVQLWGGLGITCGTVVERLYREIRPMRIYEGATEVQKSIIGRQWLRGVA; encoded by the coding sequence GTGAAACCGCATTGGTCTTTGCCTGATATCCCATTCTTCTCGGAGCGGCATGCCGATGTGGTGGCCGCACTCAACCGCTGGATCGCTCGCAATCGCCCCGTGTTGCAGGACGAATCCGAAGCGAGCCTCAATGCGCAATGCGCGTATTGGCTGGAGTCGCTGGCGGCCGAGGGAATTCTGGACCTCGCCGTGCCCAACGCATTGCCGGTGGAAGCAGGCGAGCCCGGGGTGGATCTGCGCTCGATCTGTCTGGTGCGCGAGTGCCTGGCCTACTACGCACCGCTGGCCGATTTTGTGTTCAGCATGCAGGGCATAGGCTCTGCGGCGCTGTGGCAGAAGGGCGACCCGGAGGTGGTGACTTCATATGTGCGTGCCTGCGCGAGTGGTGAAAAGGTGGCGGCTTTCGCTGTGACCGAGCCGGACGGGGGATCGGATGTCGCATCCACCCGCACGAGCGCGCGGCTCGATGGTCATGAATACGTGATCAACGGTGCGAAATCCTACATATCGAACGGCGGCATTGCGGACTTCTATCTGGTGCTGGCGCGCACCGAGGAGGGCAAGGGTGCAGGGGCGCTGTCCGCACTGCTTGTGGATGCGGACACACCGGGGTTGATCATCTATCGCCAGATCGACGTCATCGCGCCGCATCCGCTCGCGGAGATCCATTTTGAGGGCTGCCGGGTTCCGGCCAACCGGCTCATCGGCGCACCGGGAGATGGATTCAAGGTGGCGATGTCGGTGCTCGATGTGTTTCGCAGTTCGGTGGGCGCGGCGGCACTGGGTATCGGGCAGCGTGCACTCGATGAAACCGTGGCGCGTGTCACCACACGGCAGTTGTACGGCCGCGCCATGTCGGAGATGGACACCGTGCGCCACAAGGTGGCGGACATGGCGACGCAGCTCGAAGCCGCGCGGCTTCTGGTGCACAAGGCCGCGTGGATGCGCGATGTGCGCCGTGTGCGCATTTCCACCGAGGCGGCCATGGCCAAGATGCAGGGCACGGAGGCGGGATTCCAGGTAGTGGATGCAGCGGTGCAGTTGTGGGGCGGGCTGGGCATCACCTGCGGCACGGTGGTGGAGCGGCTGTATCGCGAGATCCGCCCGATGCGCATCTACGAGGGCGCCACAGAGGTGCAGAAATCCATCATTGGTCGTCAATGGCTGCGAGGTGTTGCATGA